One Elgaria multicarinata webbii isolate HBS135686 ecotype San Diego chromosome 7, rElgMul1.1.pri, whole genome shotgun sequence DNA window includes the following coding sequences:
- the RPP40 gene encoding ribonuclease P protein subunit p40 isoform X1 produces MFAPLRWLRESPRHLLVCERSHVRHERSRHAAHVRDHAFNCRVSFLIPDCGIAPDALKNAVANVGEYYLVKNLSLHEFVTQEFINTFVKKGSCYALTYNTRIDQDNTAALLPTGKLIISVDKDTYEELGLQGRPSLYSGKKPMRYIITVDLNDSAFSPKSKKHNRVIWALKEKKPLKFDFLLAWHHTGSEESSLRSYFLKNEIQAHQPKITFSTLKHVQCPVLESNKLQGEPEAACSAQEFFEWLGAISTHVGLENTSSSFLSTYSCPQPSTLVEQALLCTITGFILPEKINHLLEQISYYFEEPKLAHWVSLVVHGFADSPVSWRESEHGFLKGGENLYNFVIFRSLDYWLQMAVGAYDDCP; encoded by the exons ATGTTTGCGCCTTTGAGGTGGCTCCGCGAGTCTCCGCGTCACTTGCTAGTGTGCGAGAGGAGCCACGTGCGGCACGAGCGATCCCGCCACGCGGCGCACGTGCGCGACCATGCCTTCAACTGCCGG GTGTCTTTTTTGATTCCTGATTGTGGAATAGCTCCAGATGCACTAAAAAATGCAGTTGCCAATGTTGGAGAATATTATCTGGTGAAGAATTTATCCCTTCATGAGTTTGTTACACAAGaatttattaatacatttgtgAAAAAAG GTTCATGTTACGCTCTTACATATAATACAAGGATTGACCAAGACAATACTGCTGCTCTGCTACCAACAG gcAAATTAATTATATCAGTAGACAAGGACACTTATGAAGAGCTTGGACTGCAAGGCCGCCCTTCTCTGTATTCTGGTAAAAAGCCAATGAGATACA TTATTACTGTTGACTTGAATGATTCAGCCTTCAGTCCTAAAAGTAAGAAACATAACAGAGTGATCTGggccttgaaagaaaaaaagccacTAAAGTTTGATTTCTTATTGGCTTGGCATCACACAG GATCAGAAGAATCAAGTCTGAGGTCAtactttttgaaaaatgaaatacaGGCCCATCAGCCAAAAATAACATTCAGCACATTAAAACATGTGCAGTGTCCAGTTCTGGAGAGTAATAAACTGCAAGGAGAGCCAGAAGCAGCATGCAGCGCACAGGAATTCTTTGAATGGCTAGGGGCGATTTCTACTCATGTTGGCTT AGAAAACACATCCTCTAGTTTCTTATCAACCTATTCATGCCCTCAGCCAAGCACACTGGTAGAACAAGCATTGTTGTGTACAATAACTGGCTTTATACTTCCAGAGAAGATAAATCATTTATTGGAGCAAATAAG TTACTATTTTGAAGAACCAAAGTTGGCTCACTGGGTATCTCTGGTTGTACATGGCTTTGCTGACAGTCCTGTTTCCTGGAGAGAAAGTGAACATGGTTTTCTAAAGGGGGGAGAGAATTTATACAACTTTGTAATTTTTAGGAGCCTGGACTACTGGCTACAAATGGCAGTTGGTGCATATGATGATTGCCCTTAA
- the RPP40 gene encoding ribonuclease P protein subunit p40 isoform X2, protein MFAPLRWLRESPRHLLVCERSHVRHERSRHAAHVRDHAFNCRVSFLIPDCGIAPDALKNAVANVGEYYLVKNLSLHEFVTQEFINTFVKKGKLIISVDKDTYEELGLQGRPSLYSGKKPMRYIITVDLNDSAFSPKSKKHNRVIWALKEKKPLKFDFLLAWHHTGSEESSLRSYFLKNEIQAHQPKITFSTLKHVQCPVLESNKLQGEPEAACSAQEFFEWLGAISTHVGLENTSSSFLSTYSCPQPSTLVEQALLCTITGFILPEKINHLLEQISYYFEEPKLAHWVSLVVHGFADSPVSWRESEHGFLKGGENLYNFVIFRSLDYWLQMAVGAYDDCP, encoded by the exons ATGTTTGCGCCTTTGAGGTGGCTCCGCGAGTCTCCGCGTCACTTGCTAGTGTGCGAGAGGAGCCACGTGCGGCACGAGCGATCCCGCCACGCGGCGCACGTGCGCGACCATGCCTTCAACTGCCGG GTGTCTTTTTTGATTCCTGATTGTGGAATAGCTCCAGATGCACTAAAAAATGCAGTTGCCAATGTTGGAGAATATTATCTGGTGAAGAATTTATCCCTTCATGAGTTTGTTACACAAGaatttattaatacatttgtgAAAAAAG gcAAATTAATTATATCAGTAGACAAGGACACTTATGAAGAGCTTGGACTGCAAGGCCGCCCTTCTCTGTATTCTGGTAAAAAGCCAATGAGATACA TTATTACTGTTGACTTGAATGATTCAGCCTTCAGTCCTAAAAGTAAGAAACATAACAGAGTGATCTGggccttgaaagaaaaaaagccacTAAAGTTTGATTTCTTATTGGCTTGGCATCACACAG GATCAGAAGAATCAAGTCTGAGGTCAtactttttgaaaaatgaaatacaGGCCCATCAGCCAAAAATAACATTCAGCACATTAAAACATGTGCAGTGTCCAGTTCTGGAGAGTAATAAACTGCAAGGAGAGCCAGAAGCAGCATGCAGCGCACAGGAATTCTTTGAATGGCTAGGGGCGATTTCTACTCATGTTGGCTT AGAAAACACATCCTCTAGTTTCTTATCAACCTATTCATGCCCTCAGCCAAGCACACTGGTAGAACAAGCATTGTTGTGTACAATAACTGGCTTTATACTTCCAGAGAAGATAAATCATTTATTGGAGCAAATAAG TTACTATTTTGAAGAACCAAAGTTGGCTCACTGGGTATCTCTGGTTGTACATGGCTTTGCTGACAGTCCTGTTTCCTGGAGAGAAAGTGAACATGGTTTTCTAAAGGGGGGAGAGAATTTATACAACTTTGTAATTTTTAGGAGCCTGGACTACTGGCTACAAATGGCAGTTGGTGCATATGATGATTGCCCTTAA